One genomic region from Eptesicus fuscus isolate TK198812 chromosome 18, DD_ASM_mEF_20220401, whole genome shotgun sequence encodes:
- the LOC103300702 gene encoding laminin subunit beta-2-like, with product MVAPQPCAPLAFGGPAFTHHDSEHCFFCDSRDRGGHGIENVISRSGHRGNQTWWQAESGIENVTIQLDLEGTFYFTHLTMTFKTFRPAALTLERSVDHGRSWRVYRYFAHNCSGLFPGVARAPGHSASDLVCDQRYSDIEPSTEGKVIFQVLDPALLVENPHNPEIQELLHVTNLRVNFSKLHTLGDRPPGGLRGHPFYYYALYELVAEGSCLCHGHASECRPAPGAPASAEGMVHGLCVCRHHTAGTHCERCQDLYQDHPWHAAEPGHPHACRECECHGHARSCHFDMALYLASGNVSGGVCDACQHNTAGTHCELCQPFFHRDPRADPRSFHSCKPCDCDPVGTLEGGLCDAHTDETRGLLSGQCRCKANVWGRRCDSCRPGHYGLSLPLSEGCQPCRCDPRGRGPGAQVCDPSSGACRCKRFVSGRDCSRCLPEFWGLSSDSLGCRPCDCDFGGAYSNRCSAREGLCLCRPHLRGRRCQEPQSGYFCAALDQAVTEAELGQGLQPADPQLPEPRALHLGAGPPLWPGSGFARVVDGAGLSLLAPAVPRALEYDIVLRYEVQAPEDWQALVRVRAQSLPSSTRCAHPLPPEQLFQAALTHAHRAVVLSRPFCFEPGTRYSVTLRLWRTKGVRRPEEGIILLDSIVLLPRVRELPGLRLVDPGAAGRLQELQATGCLEAARTGRSSSMPAACARLACSISALLHGGGLACECHPQGSLSAECALLGGQCPCRANVTGRTCDRCVPGTYGLGPGGCRECGCHSEGATSAACDLMSGQCPCRAGLAGRRCDRCLQGHWGFPRCQPCACNGHAEACHPLTGACQACLGATAGWHCERCLDGYYGDPALGSGQRCRPCRCPGRPGSGFYHGTSCHVASTSGRVLCLCGPGYAGPRCDRCASGYFGRPWPGEEPGRSPCRPCQCNNNIDPRDPAACDPRTGRCQRCLHHSHGPGCAHCRPGFHGSALRPGGCRRCSCDPRGTVPARCPPGAEACFCDPVSGQCPCRPHTLGRDCSRCAPLFWNLGGPRGCEPCSCHAQHTLQPVCHPVTGQCPCRPGFGGRTCSRCEDGSWGDPEQKCRACACDPQGSLSPSCDPHTGACHCREGIAGPSCQACARGSRGAFPHCLPCPPCFTSWDQRLALLRLRLEAVAQEAAALCQGTPGWGARGPGGPQQALEGVLHQAQTLLESPLPTAGALRQLTERIAGLRTEMTALAQTLWAPGQAVATSEPWLRRQCERLEELSRELDCVKGLAWPRRAPGVPEAEAQASSAALLSQEAMRGAQVVATLGGPDSLLGQAREARRWTERLLRGTGQPRGTAVWELELKGLVDKVQRLHPQLLRLLVTAGVACRGPGPGLACAPVPCAAPPCPGTLPTAGWALGISRNTSSSLHRAAAAVEQHRQLLQHIRATASSMGVQARETWHRARGVWAEATLAPVQATVHATQRFLLDEGADAASVELAARRGLAVPRPQGGAAGIALLLAQVQRALPAPGAGGQELPEADRVLHRAQQSRGGTARAQGRALHVQGVLAEAGAHTRAAEQGLQVARQTLGGLEASVQEVAGRLAQMTLASGVTPDLGLLSSAAVALRTRVALCQRQAQEAEERAAHALGLAGGLGKELQVARAGVVELQEGTHSLMAAVRDAGERVQRTRAEAQELLKWVRDRWSRLEGLERRLVQNEQTLGKKVAKMRALEQRAAALLKHLQLRAAAYATC from the exons AGCTCCTGCATGTGACTAACCTCCGTGTGAACTTCTCCAAACTGCACACCCTGGGTGACAGGCCCCCGGGGGGCCTCAGGGGACACCCCTTCTACTATTATGCCCTCTACGAGCTCGTGGCTGAAGGCAGCTGCCTGTGCCACGGCCATGCCTCTGAGTGCAGACCTGCACCCGGGGCCCCCGCCAGTGCGGAAGGCATG GTGCATGGCCTTTGTGTCTGCCGCCATCACACAGCTGGTACCCACTGTGAGCGCTGCCAGGACCTGTACCAGGACCATCCATGGCATGCAGCAGAGCCTGGGCACCCCCACGCCTGCCGGG AATGCGAGTGCCATGGGCATGCCCGCAGCTGCCACTTTGACATGGCCCTGTACCTGGCATCTGGCAATGTGAGTGGAGGCGTGTGTGATGCGTGTCAGCACAACACAGCTGGTACCCACTGCGAGCTCTGCCAGCCCTTCTTCCACCGAGACCCTCGGGCAGACCCCCGCTCCTTTCACTCCTGCAAAC CCTGCGACTGTGACCCTGTGGGCACCCTGGAAGGCGGCTTGTGTGACGCCCACACCGACGAGACCCGCGGCCTTCTCTCTGGGCAGTGTCGCTGCAAAGCCAACGTCTGGGGCCGGCGCTGTGACTCCTGCCGGCCCGGGCACTATGGCCTGAGCCTTCCCCTGTCAGAGGGCTGCCAGC CCTGCAGGTGCGACCCCCGGGGCCGGGGCCCTGGCGCGCAGGTCTGCGACCCCTCCAGCGGGGCCTGCCGCTGCAAGCGCTTTGTCTCGGGACGGGACTGCAGCCGTTGTCTG CCCGAGTTCTGGGGTCTGAGCAGTGACTCTCTAGGCTGCAGGCCCTGTGACTGTGATTTTGGGGGTGCCTACAGCAACAG GTGTTCTGCCCGGGAGGGCCTCTGCCTGTGCCGTCCCCATCTCCGCGGCCGCCGCTGCCAGGAACCCCAGTCTGGGTACTTCTGCGCTGCCCTCGACCAGGCCGTCACTGAAGCTGAGCTCGGCCAGGGCCTCCAGCCAGCTGACCCTCAGCTGCCT gagcccagggccctgcaccTGGGAGCTGGCCCCCCACTGTGGCCTGGCTCAGGCTTCGCACGCGTGGTCGATGGGGCCGGCCTCTCTCTGCTGGCTCCCGCCGTGCCTCGTGCCCTGGAGTATGACATTGTCCTGCGCTATGAGGTCCAG GCACCTGAAGACTGGCAGGCGTTAGTCAGGGTCCGCGCCCAGTCTCTGCCCAGCAGCACTCGCTGTGCCCACCCGCTGCCCCCAGAGCAGCTGTTCCAGGCCGCCTTGACCCATGCACACAG AGCTGTGGTTCTGTCTAGACCTTTCTGCTTTGAGCCGGGCACACGCTACTCCGTGACCCTGCGGCTGTGGCGGACCAAAGGGGTGCGAAGGCCTGAGGAGGGCATCATCCTTCTGGATTCG ATTGTGCTCCTGCCCCGGGTGAGGGAGCTGCCTGGGCTGCGATTGGTGGACCCCGGGGCCGCAGGGCGCCTGCAGGAGCTCCAGGCCACCGGCTGCCTAGAGGCCGCGAGGACGGGCCGCTCCAGCTCCATGCCTGCCGCCTGTGCCCGCCTGGCGTGCAGCATCTCGGCCCTGCTCCACGGGGGCGGCCTCG CATGTGAGTGCCACCCCCAGGGCTCACTGAGTGCCGAGTGTGCCCTGCTGGGCGGACAGTGCCCCTGCCGTGCTAACGTCACAGGCCGGACCTGTGACCGCTGTGTGCCTGGAACATACGGCCTGGGCCCCGGCGGCTGCAGAG AGTGCGGCTGCCACTCCGAGGGCGCCACCAGCGCCGCCTGTGACCTGATGAGCGGGCAGTGCCCCTGCCGGGCCGGCCTGGCTGGTCGCCGCTGTGACCGCTGCCTCCAGGGCCACTGGGGCTTCCCGCGCTGCCAGCCCTGTGCCTGCAATGGGCACGCTGAGGCGTGCCACCCGCTTACCGGCGCCTGCCAGGCCTGCCTCGGAGCCACGGCAGGCTGGCACTGTGAGAG GTGCCTGGACGGCTACTATGGAGACCCCGCCCTGGGCTCAGGCCAGCGGTGCCGGCCCTGCCGCTGTCCCGGGCGCCCCGGCTCCGGCTTCTATCACGGGACGTCCTGCCACGTGGCCAGCACGAGTGGGCGAGTCCTGTGCCTCTGCGGGCCTGGCTATGCAG GGCCCCGCTGTGACCGCTGCGCCTCTGGCTACTTTGGGCGCCCGTGGCCGGGGGAGGAGCCCGGGAGGAGCCCGTGCCGGCCCTGCCAGTGCAACAACAACATCGACCCCCGCGATCCTGCCGCCTGCGACCCGCGCACTGGGCGCTGCCAGCGATGCCTGCACCACAGCCACGGCCCCGGCTGTGCCCACTGCCGGCCCGGCTTCCACGGCAGTGCCCTGCGCCCCGGGGGCTGCCGGC GCTGCAGCTGTGACCCCCGGGGCACCGTCCCTGCGAGGTGCCCACCTGGGGCCGAGGCCTGCTTCTGCGACCCGGTCAGCGGGCAGTGCCCCTGCCGCCCCCACACTCTGGGGCGGGACTGTAGCCGCTGTGCCCCCCTCTTCTGGAACCTGGGGGGCCCTCGGGGCTGTGAGCCCTGCAGCTGCCATGCCCAGCACACTCTGCAGCCGGTGTGCCACCCA GTCACGGGTCAGTGCCCCTGCCGGCCAGGATTTGGGGGCCGCACATGCTCCCGGTGTGAGGATGGGTCCTGGGGTGACCCCGAGCAGAAGTGCAGAG CCTGTGCCTGCGACCCACAGGGCTCCCTCTCGCCCAGCTGCGACCCCCACACAGGTGCCTGCCACTGCAGAGAGGGCATCGCCGGGCCGAGctgccaggcatgtgcccgtggCTCCCGAGGTGCCTTCCCACACTGCTTGCCCTGCCCTCCCTGTTTCACCTCCTGGGACCAGCGCCTGGCTCTGCTCCGCCTGCGGCtggaggctgtggcccaggaggcgGCTGCCCTTTGCCAGGGGACGCCTGGCTGGGGTGCTAGGGGCCCGGGCGGACCCCAGCAGGCCCTAGAGGGGGTACTCCATCAGGCACAGACACTCCTGGAATCTCCTTTACCCACGGCGGGGGCCCTGCGGCAGCTGACAGAGCGCATAGCTGGACTCAG GACAGAAATGACTGCACTGGCCCAGACGCTGTGGGCCCCGGGACAAGCTGTGGCCACAAGTGAGCCATGGCTGAGGAGGCAGTGTGAGCGGCTGGAAGAGCTGTCCCGGGAGCTGGACTGTGTCAAGGGCTTGGCCTGGCCTAGGAGGGCCCCAGGAGTCCCAG aggctgaggcccaggcctCCTCTGCTGCCCTGCTTTCCCAGGAGGCCATGCGTGGGGCCCAGGTCGTGGCCACACTTGGAGGACCAGACAGCCTCCTGGGACAGGCCCGAGAGGCCCGGCGGTGGACAGAGCGGCTTCTGCGCGGGACGGGCCAGCCTAGGGGCACCGCTGTGTGGGAGCTGGAACTGAAGGGGCTGGTCGACAAGGTCCAGAGGCTGCACCCACAGCTTCTGAGACTCCTGGTCACAGCTGGAGTG GCATGCAGgggcccgggccctgggctggccTGTGCCCCTGTGCCCTGCGCCGCGCCCCCGTGCCCGGGGACTCTGCCCACCGCCGGGTGGGCTCTGGGCATCTCCCGCAACACCTCCTCCAGCCTGCACCGCGCAGCCGCAGCCGTGGAGCAGCATCGGCAGCTG ctgcAGCACATCCGGGCCACAGCAAGCTCCATGGGAGTCCAGGCCCGGGAGACGTGGCATCGTGCAAGGGGTGTCTGGGCTGAGGCCACCCTGGCCCCTGTGCAAGCAACTGTGCATGCGACCCAGCGTTTCCTCCTGG ATGAAGGCGCGGATGCTGCGAGTGTGGAGCTGGCGGCACGGCGAGGGCTGGCGGTGCCCCGCCCccagggtggggcagcgggcatCGCCCTCCTGCTGGCTCAGGTCCAgagggccctccctgccccgggcGCTGGAGGGCAGGAGCTGCCCGAGGCTGACCGTGTCCTGCACCGGGCCCAGCAGAGCAG GGGCGGTACAGCCCGGGCCCAGGGCCGAGCGCTGCACGTCCAGGGGGTGCTGGCTGAGGCGGGAGCTCACACCAGGGCTGCGGAGCAAGGGCTGCAGGTGGCCAGACAGACACTTGGAGGCCTGGAGGCCAGTGTACAGGAG GTGGCAGGGCGCCTGGCCCAGATGACACTGGCATCAGGTGTGACCCCGGACCTGGGGCTTCTGTCCAGTGCAGCAGTGGCTCTCAGGACCCGAGTGGCCCTGTGCCAGCggcaggcccaggaggcagaAGAGCGGGCAGCGCATGCCCTGGGcttggctgggggcctgggcaag gagctgcaggtggcccGGGCAGGTGTGGTGGAGCTGCAGGAGGGCACGCACAGCCTGATGGCCGCAGTGCGGGACGCAGGGGAGAGGGTGCAGCGGACACGAGCTGAGGCCCAGGAGCTGCTGAAGTGGGTGCGGGACCGCTGGAGCCGCCTGGAGG GGCTGGAGCGCCGCCTGGTGCAGAATGAGCAGACCCTGGGCAAGAAGGTGGCCAAGATGCGGGCCCTGGAGCAGCGGGCAGCAGCGCTGCTGAAGCACCTGCAGCTGCGGGCCGCCGCCTACGCCACCTGCTGA